A genomic stretch from Cellulomonas sp. C5510 includes:
- a CDS encoding arsenate reductase ArsC, translating into MTETTPSALFVCVHNAGRSQMAAGYLRALSGGAVEVRSAGSMPAEQINPVAVEAMLEEGIDIRAERPKVLTTDAVKASDVVITMGCGDACPIFPGKRYEDWALADPAGQGIESVRPIRDEIRGRILTLLTELGVEPVTT; encoded by the coding sequence ATGACCGAGACCACGCCGTCCGCCCTGTTCGTCTGCGTGCACAACGCCGGCCGCTCGCAGATGGCCGCGGGCTACCTGCGGGCGCTGTCCGGCGGCGCCGTCGAGGTCCGCTCGGCCGGGTCGATGCCCGCCGAGCAGATCAATCCGGTCGCAGTGGAGGCGATGCTCGAGGAGGGCATCGACATCCGCGCCGAGCGACCCAAGGTGCTGACCACCGACGCGGTCAAGGCGTCCGATGTCGTCATCACCATGGGCTGCGGCGACGCGTGCCCGATCTTCCCCGGCAAGCGGTACGAGGACTGGGCCCTGGCCGACCCCGCCGGGCAGGGCATCGAGTCGGTCCGCCCGATCCGCGACGAGATCCGCGGCCGCATCCTGACCCTGCTGACCGAGCTCGGGGTCGAGCCCGTCACCACCTGA
- a CDS encoding metalloregulator ArsR/SmtB family transcription factor: MTTTAPDATTTATGGCTPQTSPADHAIGADAAAHVAGTLKALGDPLRLRMLSLIATSPTGEACVCDLATVAEVNAPTVSHHLKLLKDVGLLTSERRGTWVYYRVQPALRGAVTTLLDSFALAAADAANAVPLAGLTDAEDALVRIADRLAVAFPDRDPGAVLSVVRESYTGLARSSAIRSHLVVNTERFARQRLTDTARALDAADTRPQVLFVCVANAGRSQLAAALLRHYAGDAITVRSAGSAPAADVHAAVRPLLAELGADGEAFPKPLTDDAVRAADVVITMGCGDTCPILPGKRYEDWVVGDPALASETGVRAIRDEIDRRVRALLTDLLPDLALPTA; encoded by the coding sequence ATGACCACCACCGCCCCCGACGCCACCACGACCGCCACCGGCGGCTGCACGCCGCAGACCTCACCGGCGGACCACGCGATCGGCGCCGACGCCGCGGCGCACGTCGCCGGCACCCTGAAGGCCCTGGGTGACCCGCTGCGGCTGCGGATGCTGTCGCTGATCGCGACCTCCCCGACCGGCGAGGCGTGCGTGTGCGACCTGGCCACGGTCGCCGAGGTCAACGCTCCGACGGTGTCGCACCACCTGAAGCTGCTCAAGGACGTCGGGTTGCTGACCTCCGAGCGGCGCGGGACCTGGGTCTACTACCGGGTACAGCCGGCCCTGCGCGGCGCGGTCACCACCCTGCTGGACTCCTTCGCCCTCGCAGCCGCGGACGCCGCGAACGCGGTCCCGCTCGCCGGGCTCACCGACGCCGAGGACGCCCTGGTCCGGATCGCCGACCGCCTCGCCGTGGCGTTCCCCGACCGCGACCCCGGCGCGGTCCTCAGCGTCGTCAGGGAGTCCTACACCGGACTGGCGCGGTCCTCGGCGATCCGCTCGCACCTGGTGGTCAACACCGAACGGTTCGCCCGCCAGCGCCTGACCGACACCGCCCGGGCCCTGGACGCGGCGGACACACGCCCGCAGGTGCTGTTCGTGTGTGTCGCGAACGCCGGCCGTTCCCAGCTCGCCGCTGCCCTGCTGCGCCACTACGCCGGCGACGCGATCACCGTCCGGTCCGCGGGGTCCGCACCGGCCGCCGACGTGCACGCCGCGGTCCGGCCGCTGCTCGCCGAGCTCGGCGCCGACGGCGAGGCGTTCCCCAAGCCGCTGACCGACGACGCAGTCCGCGCCGCGGACGTCGTCATCACGATGGGCTGCGGCGACACCTGCCCGATCCTGCCCGGCAAGCGCTACGAGGACTGGGTCGTCGGCGACCCTGCCCTGGCCTCCGAGACCGGGGTGCGGGCGATCCGCGACGAGATCGACCGCCGCGTGCGCGCCCTGCTCACCGACCTGCTGCCCGACCTCGCCCTGCCGACCGCCTGA
- a CDS encoding metalloregulator ArsR/SmtB family transcription factor has translation MSAETTRAAVPDAELDTAVEVLRLLADRTRLAILALLHDGELSVGAIADRLARPVPGVSQHLAKLRAGRLVATRRDGATVYYRLTNEHIDALVLNVLHQAEHLRYDTPPHHL, from the coding sequence GTGAGCGCCGAGACCACCCGGGCGGCCGTCCCTGACGCCGAGCTCGACACCGCCGTCGAGGTGCTGCGCCTGCTCGCCGACCGGACCCGGCTGGCGATCCTCGCGCTGCTCCACGACGGCGAGCTCTCCGTCGGGGCCATCGCCGACCGGCTCGCACGGCCGGTGCCCGGCGTGTCCCAGCACCTCGCCAAGCTCCGAGCCGGCCGCCTGGTCGCCACACGCCGCGACGGCGCCACCGTGTACTACCGACTGACCAACGAGCACATCGACGCGCTCGTCCTCAACGTCCTCCACCAGGCCGAGCACCTCCGCTACGACACCCCACCGCACCACCTCTGA
- the arsB gene encoding ACR3 family arsenite efflux transporter — MPNQVPPSSTRRLSNLDRWLPVWIGLAMVAGLAVGRFVPALGGALADLELGGISLPIALGLLVMMYPVLARVRYDRVAAVTGDKRLLGSSLALNWVVGPALMFALAWVFLPDLPEYRTGLIVVGLARCIAMVVIWNDLACGDREAAAVLVAINSVFQVVAFSLLGWFYLSVLPGWLGLDSAGLEVSVGQIAVNVAVFLGVPLLAGFASRWIGERTRGRQWYEERFVPRVGPWALYGLLFTIVLLFALQGEAVTSRPLDVARIALPLLAYFAVMWAVGLATGRGLGLGYARSTTLAFTAAGNNFELAIAVAIGTFGATSGQALAGVVGPLIEVPVLVALVYVSLWVRDRWFRPSSTSPSTAELQEARS, encoded by the coding sequence ATGCCAAATCAGGTCCCGCCCAGCTCGACCCGGCGACTGTCGAACCTGGACCGGTGGCTGCCCGTGTGGATCGGGCTGGCCATGGTCGCGGGCCTCGCGGTGGGCCGGTTCGTCCCGGCTCTCGGAGGCGCGCTGGCTGATCTGGAGCTGGGGGGCATCTCGCTGCCGATCGCGCTCGGTCTGCTGGTGATGATGTACCCGGTGCTGGCGAGGGTCCGCTACGACCGGGTCGCTGCGGTGACCGGGGACAAGCGGCTGCTGGGGAGCTCGCTCGCGTTGAACTGGGTCGTCGGCCCCGCGCTGATGTTTGCCCTGGCCTGGGTGTTCCTGCCCGACCTGCCGGAGTACCGCACGGGCCTGATCGTCGTGGGCCTGGCGCGGTGCATCGCGATGGTGGTGATCTGGAACGACCTGGCCTGCGGTGACCGGGAGGCGGCTGCGGTGCTGGTCGCGATCAACTCGGTGTTCCAGGTGGTGGCGTTCTCGCTGCTGGGCTGGTTCTACCTGAGCGTGCTGCCGGGCTGGCTCGGCCTGGACTCCGCCGGCCTGGAAGTCTCGGTCGGGCAGATCGCTGTCAACGTCGCGGTCTTCCTGGGAGTCCCGCTGCTGGCCGGGTTCGCCTCGCGGTGGATCGGTGAGCGCACCCGCGGACGCCAGTGGTACGAGGAGCGGTTCGTCCCGCGGGTGGGTCCGTGGGCGCTGTACGGGCTGCTGTTCACGATCGTCCTGCTGTTCGCGCTGCAGGGTGAGGCCGTGACGTCACGGCCGCTGGACGTCGCGCGGATCGCCCTGCCGCTCCTGGCCTACTTCGCCGTCATGTGGGCCGTCGGCCTGGCCACCGGGCGGGGCTTGGGGCTGGGGTACGCGCGGTCGACGACGCTGGCGTTCACCGCGGCAGGCAACAACTTCGAACTGGCGATCGCGGTGGCGATCGGGACGTTCGGTGCGACCTCGGGGCAGGCGCTGGCCGGTGTGGTCGGCCCGCTGATCGAGGTCCCGGTCCTGGTCGCCCTGGTCTACGTCAGCCTCTGGGTCAGGGACCGCTGGTTCCGCCCGTCCTCGACCTCCCCCTCCACCGCCGAGCTGCAGGAGGCACGCTCATGA
- a CDS encoding MFS transporter yields the protein MLTALAVPTYRRLFSAQVISLAGTGLTTVALGLLAYDLAGARAGLVLGTVFAIKMLAYVTVAPVAAAVVHAAPPRAVLVAADLVRVVVVLGLPLVSSVWQVYVLVLVLQAASAVHTPAYQAALPQVLQDERRYTEALSLSRMSEDLEMVLSPLLAAGLLLVVPSSDLFVGTAVGFAVSALLVARLRLGRPVVLADDVAPFTERARRGIAQMLRTPALRAVLALNMAVAAGGAFVLVQYVVVARETYSRGEGAAALLMAALGAGSIIVALLLPRALEALPERALMLRGGGLLVVATAAVAAAVQIRGTGGLVLVGALFLLVGAGWAAAETPVGRIITRTTQEQDQPAVFAAQFSLSHACWLITYPLAGWIGSRGLGTAALVLAALSAAALLATAALWPAQDRAARVAG from the coding sequence GTGCTGACAGCTCTTGCCGTCCCGACGTACCGCCGCCTGTTCTCCGCGCAGGTGATCTCCCTGGCGGGGACCGGTCTGACGACGGTGGCCCTGGGCCTGCTCGCCTACGACCTCGCGGGCGCCCGGGCGGGGCTGGTGCTGGGCACGGTGTTCGCGATCAAGATGCTGGCGTACGTCACGGTCGCGCCGGTGGCGGCCGCCGTGGTGCACGCGGCGCCCCCTCGGGCCGTGCTGGTCGCCGCGGACCTGGTGCGCGTCGTGGTGGTCCTCGGCCTGCCGCTGGTGTCGTCCGTGTGGCAGGTCTACGTCCTGGTCCTGGTCCTGCAGGCGGCGTCGGCGGTGCACACCCCGGCCTACCAGGCCGCGCTGCCGCAGGTGCTGCAGGACGAGCGCCGGTACACCGAGGCGCTGTCGCTGTCCCGGATGAGCGAGGACCTGGAGATGGTCCTGTCACCGCTCCTCGCTGCGGGGCTGCTGCTCGTCGTGCCGAGCTCTGACCTGTTCGTCGGCACGGCGGTCGGGTTCGCGGTGTCCGCGCTGCTCGTCGCCCGTCTGCGACTGGGCCGGCCCGTCGTTCTGGCGGACGACGTCGCGCCCTTCACCGAGCGTGCGCGCCGGGGCATCGCGCAGATGCTCCGGACGCCGGCCCTGCGGGCCGTGCTCGCGCTGAACATGGCGGTCGCGGCCGGGGGAGCGTTCGTGCTGGTGCAGTACGTCGTCGTCGCGAGGGAGACCTACAGCCGAGGCGAGGGCGCGGCGGCGCTGCTGATGGCCGCGCTCGGGGCGGGATCGATCATCGTGGCGCTGCTCCTTCCGCGGGCGCTCGAGGCGCTGCCGGAGCGCGCGCTGATGCTGAGGGGTGGCGGGCTGCTCGTCGTGGCCACGGCAGCGGTCGCGGCGGCGGTGCAAATCCGGGGGACCGGGGGACTGGTCCTGGTGGGCGCCCTGTTCCTGCTCGTCGGGGCGGGGTGGGCAGCCGCGGAGACGCCGGTGGGACGCATCATCACGCGCACCACCCAGGAGCAGGACCAGCCCGCGGTGTTCGCCGCGCAGTTCTCGCTGTCCCACGCGTGCTGGCTCATCACCTACCCACTGGCCGGCTGGATCGGCAGCCGAGGGCTCGGGACCGCGGCGCTCGTCCTGGCCGCACTCAGTGCAGCCGCTCTGCTGGCGACCGCCGCGCTGTGGCCGGCCCAGGATCGCGCCGCGCGCGTGGCAGGCTGA